The DNA window CAGGTCGCTTATGTGACGTTCCAGGAGTTGGCCACCCGGGTCAGCCATCGCACCACCGGACGAGTCTGCGACGACCCGATCGCCGACCGAATGCTGCAACGCATTGCGGCCGACGAGAATCTGCACATGATGTTCTATCGCAACATCACCGGTGCCGCGTTCGACATCGCTCCTGACCAGACGATGGAGTCGGTGTCCAATGTCCTGAGGACGTTCGCCATGCCGGGCACCGGCATGCCGAACTGGCGTCGCAATGGCGTGTTGATGGTCAAGCATGGGATCTACGACCTGCGCCAGCACCTGGACGAGGTCCTGCTACCGGTCCTGAAAATATGGAACGTCTTCAAGCGCACCGACTTCACCGCACGCGGCGAACGAAGCCGCGAAGAACTCGGCGAGTACCTCGAAAAACTCACTCGCGACGTCATCCGATTCGAAGAACAGCGCGCCCGCATCCTCGCCCGCGAGGCGGCGCGGGTCGGGTAGGGCACCCTGGATGTCAGAGTCACCCGGAGCTGCCCGGTAGGTGCCTGCGATCTTGTAGGCACCTAGCAGTTCCTCGGCGTCGGAACCGATGCGCGGTAATCGGCGGAAGCGGATGTTCGACTCGCCGCTGCGTGGTCGGCGCCGACGGCGTCGTAGGCGGAAGGAGCAGACTGGGCTCGCGATATGGTTCGGCACTTTCACGCACTGATCGACGGACCGAGTCTCTCGGCATGGCAGACGACTACGGCACGCCCATCGCGGCGATCGGCCAGTGGTCATCTATAGCGGCGGCGCATGGCGGGGCCCGGTTCACAGCCAGCGCGGCGGCCCGTCGAGGTCGGTGTCGATGGTCACCCCGATCGCGCCGCGGCCGGTGGCCCAGCGCACGACGGCGGCCAGCGGTCCGGCGACCGTATGCTGCGGCGGCGAATCCTGGTGCACCGCAATGGGTGTGCGTCCATCGATGGAAAGAACGAGTCCGGTGCCCAGGTCCTTCGTGCACCACATGCCGACGATATCGGCGAGCAGCGAGTCGAGGACCACGGTGGGGAAGTCGCCGAAGCGGCCGTTGCCGGCGAGGTCGACGGCGTGTATCCATACTTCCCGGGTACGCATCCAGGCTGTTTCGGCGGCGGGGACGAGCCGGCCCTGGGCGGTGCGGACCTGCGCCGCCCACGCGGTCGGCGGTAGGTTGCGCCATTTCTCGTCGAGGCGGGCTGCGGTGTGGGTGAACAGGTTTCCCAGGGCGGCCGGGGTGAGGGTTGCGCCCTCGTCGATCTCGCGGGCTCGTTGTTCGGGGGAGGCGTACATCGGGGTCTCCACGCCGGTAGCCGCCCAGTCCAGCAGGCGGCACAGGGCGGCGGCGTTGTAGCCGACGTGCGCGAGGAGATGCCTGCGCGTCCATCCGGGCAACAGGGTGTCGC is part of the Nocardia sp. NBC_00565 genome and encodes:
- a CDS encoding acyl-ACP desaturase, producing MAKDLTQIELLTELEPVVAANIDRHMATVKDWCPHDYVPWDEGRNFAAMGGEDWDPEQSRLSEVAKVAMITNLLTEDNLPSYHRVIGDNFSHDGAWGTWVGRWTAEENRHAIAMRDYLVCTRAVDPVALENDRMVHMTRGVHAPKGFGGVLNQVAYVTFQELATRVSHRTTGRVCDDPIADRMLQRIAADENLHMMFYRNITGAAFDIAPDQTMESVSNVLRTFAMPGTGMPNWRRNGVLMVKHGIYDLRQHLDEVLLPVLKIWNVFKRTDFTARGERSREELGEYLEKLTRDVIRFEEQRARILAREAARVG
- a CDS encoding maleylpyruvate isomerase family mycothiol-dependent enzyme produces the protein MEFHELPLGEQLLIARRGTAYFAQRLADLTDTDLDGDTLLPGWTRRHLLAHVGYNAAALCRLLDWAATGVETPMYASPEQRAREIDEGATLTPAALGNLFTHTAARLDEKWRNLPPTAWAAQVRTAQGRLVPAAETAWMRTREVWIHAVDLAGNGRFGDFPTVVLDSLLADIVGMWCTKDLGTGLVLSIDGRTPIAVHQDSPPQHTVAGPLAAVVRWATGRGAIGVTIDTDLDGPPRWL